A genomic window from Micromonospora violae includes:
- a CDS encoding DinB family protein, with the protein MEQTIDPTLGPVLARTGDERAVLTSFLDFHRNVLLRKLRDLSDADARRRLVPSATTLAGLIKHLTMVERNWFPTLLAPEPGDVYLTSEEDAVASFTLGEQETIVGLVDAYERACARSRAVAASLDLDHVVPHPQLGEVSLRWILVHMIEETARHAGHADILRELTDGECGAV; encoded by the coding sequence ATGGAGCAGACGATCGATCCCACGCTCGGTCCGGTGCTCGCCCGCACCGGCGACGAGCGCGCCGTCCTGACCTCATTCCTCGACTTTCACCGGAACGTGTTGCTGCGCAAACTGCGCGACCTCTCCGACGCCGACGCCCGCCGCCGGCTGGTGCCCTCGGCGACCACGCTCGCCGGGCTGATCAAGCACCTGACCATGGTCGAACGGAACTGGTTCCCGACCCTGTTGGCTCCCGAGCCCGGCGACGTCTACCTGACCTCGGAGGAGGACGCGGTCGCCAGCTTCACACTCGGCGAGCAGGAGACCATCGTCGGGCTCGTCGACGCGTACGAGCGGGCCTGCGCCCGATCCCGGGCGGTCGCCGCGAGCCTCGACCTCGACCACGTGGTGCCGCACCCGCAGCTCGGCGAGGTGTCGCTGCGGTGGATTCTGGTGCACATGATCGAGGAGACGGCCCGGCACGCGGGCCACGCCGACATCCTGCGCGAGCTGACCGACGGCGAGTGCGGCGCGGTCTGA
- a CDS encoding polysaccharide pyruvyl transferase family protein, with protein sequence MTHGAGLTIGVLGSYGGRNLGDEAILTGLLTDLRTQEPNARIIVFSRNPEHTRAAHPDVEAVPWEGVSRTDSALVLAQLDLLILGGGGILYDREARRYLRVVRVAQERGLPLITYAVGVGPLSDGVDTGMVRETLSSATQVTVRDQESRMVLEEAGLLNPITVTADPAFLLEPEEFPAHLLAEEGVPVGKRLVGISVREPGRAAERLDVDGYHRLLAQIGDFLVHRIDAYVLFVPMERDDIRHAHGVLSHMVAAERGRILHGTYSPQQVLGLMRHFDLVVGMRLHFLIFAAMVGTPFLPLPYAGKVFDLAQRLGVPALRGVEREVEGPLLAEVDRLWDERDQRAEATARRVAEACDQARGTSEVTRGVLESLRSQHLTRV encoded by the coding sequence ATGACGCACGGCGCCGGACTGACCATCGGTGTGCTCGGCTCGTACGGTGGGCGAAACCTCGGCGACGAGGCGATCCTCACCGGCCTGCTCACCGATCTGCGGACGCAGGAACCAAACGCCCGGATCATCGTCTTCTCCCGGAACCCGGAGCACACCCGGGCAGCGCATCCGGACGTCGAAGCGGTGCCGTGGGAGGGCGTGAGCCGTACCGACTCGGCCCTGGTCCTGGCCCAGCTCGACCTGCTCATCCTGGGTGGAGGCGGCATCCTGTACGACCGGGAGGCCCGCCGTTACCTGCGGGTGGTCCGGGTCGCCCAGGAGCGAGGCCTGCCGCTGATCACGTACGCGGTGGGGGTCGGGCCACTCAGCGACGGGGTGGACACCGGCATGGTCCGGGAGACGCTCTCCAGCGCCACCCAGGTGACCGTCCGGGACCAGGAGTCGCGGATGGTGTTGGAGGAAGCAGGCCTGCTCAACCCGATCACCGTCACCGCGGACCCGGCGTTCCTCCTGGAACCGGAGGAGTTCCCGGCCCACCTGCTGGCCGAGGAGGGGGTGCCGGTCGGCAAGCGGCTGGTCGGGATCAGCGTGCGGGAGCCGGGCCGGGCCGCCGAACGCCTCGACGTGGATGGGTACCACCGGCTGCTGGCCCAGATCGGTGACTTCCTGGTGCACCGGATCGACGCGTACGTGCTGTTCGTGCCGATGGAGCGCGACGACATCCGGCACGCCCACGGGGTGCTGTCGCACATGGTCGCCGCCGAGCGCGGTCGAATCCTGCACGGCACCTACTCTCCGCAGCAGGTGCTGGGGCTGATGCGCCACTTCGACCTGGTCGTCGGCATGCGCCTGCACTTCCTGATCTTCGCGGCGATGGTCGGTACGCCGTTCCTGCCCCTGCCGTACGCCGGCAAGGTCTTCGACCTGGCCCAACGGCTCGGGGTGCCGGCGCTACGCGGCGTGGAGCGGGAGGTCGAGGGGCCGCTGCTGGCCGAGGTCGACCGACTCTGGGACGAGCGGGACCAGCGTGCCGAGGCCACCGCGCGACGGGTGGCGGAGGCGTGCGATCAGGCGCGGGGCACCTCGGAGGTCACCCGGGGTGTGTTGGAGAGCCTGCGCAGCCAGCACCTCACCCGCGTCTGA
- a CDS encoding GNAT family N-acetyltransferase, producing the protein MSGPVLFHYPLAAREGEDTVELTLTPMTAAELARLQGPLEQGYAEDLVAHRGLTPEAARERSASQIRESLPAGAATEGALLRVARVGDTEVGWIWVTLPAAGAARQAWIHNIEVHEEHRGRGHARRMIQLIEAELAQLGVPELGLNVFGTNTVAIGLYRSLGFEVTSQQMAKRISPAG; encoded by the coding sequence GTGTCCGGACCGGTTCTGTTCCACTACCCGCTGGCCGCGAGGGAAGGGGAGGACACGGTGGAGTTGACGCTGACACCGATGACGGCAGCGGAGTTGGCCCGCTTGCAGGGGCCACTGGAGCAGGGGTACGCCGAGGATCTGGTGGCCCACCGGGGATTGACCCCGGAGGCGGCCCGCGAACGGTCGGCCAGCCAGATCCGGGAGTCACTGCCGGCCGGCGCGGCCACCGAGGGGGCGCTGCTGCGAGTTGCCCGGGTCGGTGACACCGAGGTCGGCTGGATCTGGGTGACCCTGCCGGCGGCCGGTGCCGCGCGCCAGGCGTGGATCCACAACATCGAGGTGCACGAGGAGCACCGGGGACGGGGACACGCCCGCCGGATGATTCAGCTCATCGAGGCCGAACTCGCCCAGCTCGGTGTGCCCGAACTGGGTCTGAACGTCTTCGGGACGAACACCGTGGCGATCGGCCTCTACCGCAGTCTGGGCTTCGAGGTCACCTCGCAGCAGATGGCGAAGCGAATCAGCCCGGCGGGCTGA